In Phoenix dactylifera cultivar Barhee BC4 chromosome 11, palm_55x_up_171113_PBpolish2nd_filt_p, whole genome shotgun sequence, the following are encoded in one genomic region:
- the LOC103710533 gene encoding pentatricopeptide repeat-containing protein At2g22410, mitochondrial-like has protein sequence MRSAANHVRKIAVGSRAAPATCSILPNLQTEILPGFKSPTHQTLDSLLQRCPSMKLLRQLHAQLVTNGLLGESLTLGRLIAFCSVSDAGDLDYGREVFERVPEPNKFMWNSLIRGHSNSDNPKEALFLHRRMLRSGLLPNHFTLPFVLKSCARASAHMEALMVHAMIFKLGSESQIFVMNALLHAYSSCGLMSLVRKVFDEIPYRNVVSWNSVIGGYSQLDDCGEAFALFREMRESGLEPDEFTLVSLLSACSQMGSLNLGRLVHHYIVVMGANIDMILGNALVDMYGKCGDLGLAQKCFDGMPVRNVVTWTSIVCAHAKHGLIDDARCWFDRMPERNIVSWNAMIFCYVQNGLCHEGFDLYTQMQDLRVLPDETTLVAVLSACGQNGNLVIGKKIHDYICANIANPSVTLFNSLVDMFAKCGYKDTALGLFGRMPEKNVVSWNVIIGALAMHGCAFDAVELFKRMVSKGFSPDGITFTGLLCACSHRGLLEVGQHYFEAMTDVYKVPHEIEHYACMVDLLGRGGQLEKAVQLIKCMPMKPDVVIWGALLGACRIHGNVKVGKQVMKQLLELETNNGGLYVLFSNMYSDVHQWEDMKNLRKLMKERGIKKDKATSFIEIDNNAYRFLVEDLRHESSRDIYCMLDQLTDHLMSVECLSMPSGAFFDVEEWQESLCVY, from the coding sequence ATGCGTTCGGCAGCAAACCACGTccgaaaaatagccgttggttCCCGTGCGGCTCCCGCCACTTGCTCCATCCTTCCAAATCTCCAAACAGAAATCCTCCCCGGATTCAAATCCCCCACCCACCAAACCCTCGACTCACTTCTCCAACGATGCCCCTCCATGAAGCTACTCAGGCAGCTCCACGCCCAGCTTGTCACCAATGGACTTCTCGGAGAATCCCTCACCCTCGGGAGGCTCATCGCCTTCTGCTCCGTCTCCGACGCCGGGGACCTCGATTACGGCCGCGAGGTCTTCGAACGGGTCCCCGAGCCTAATAAATTCATGTGGAATAGTTTGATCCGAGGCCATTCCAACAGTGATAACCCAAAGGAGGCCCTTTTCCTCCACCGCCGAATGCTGCGTTCTGGCCTCTTGCCGAACCACTTCACTCTTCCTTTCGTTCTCAAGTCGTGCGCCAGAGCGTCGGCTCATATGGAAGCCCTGATGGTtcatgctatgatctttaagcTCGGATCTGAGTCACAGATCTTTGTAATGAATGCCCTTCTCCATGCCTACTCATCCTGTGGGTTGATGTCTTTAGTGCGTAAGGTGTTTGATGAGATTCCTTACAGGAATGTCGTTTCTTGGAATTCAGTGATTGGTGGGTATTCTCAGTTGGATGATTGCGGGGAAGCATTTGCTCTGTTCAGGGAAATGAGAGAATCGGGTTTGGAGCCTGATGAATTCACCCTGGTTAGCCTCCTCTCTGCTTGCTCACAAATGGGGAGTCTCAATTTGGGTAGGCTGGTACATCATTACATAGTGGTTATGGGAGCTAATATTGATATGATTTTGGGGAATGCCTTGGTAGATATGTATGGAAAGTGTGGAGATTTAGGTTTGGCTCAGAAATGCTTCGATGGGATGCCTGTGAGGAATGTAGTTACATGGACATCCATAGTCTGTGCTCATGCAAAACATGGGCTGATTGATGATGCTAGATGTTGGTTTGATAGAATGCCTGAGAGGAACATAGTATCTTGGAATGCCATGATCTTTTGCTATGTTCAAAATGGATTATGTCATGAAGGCTTTGATCTTTACACCCAGATGCAAGATTTGAGAGTGTTGCCCGATGAGACGACTTTGGTCGCTGTTCTTTCAGCTTGTGGCCAAAATGGCAATTTGGTCATTGGAAAGAAAATCCATGATTACATCTGTGCAAACATTGCAAATCCTAGTGTCACACTTTTTAATTCTCTTGTTGACATGTTTGCGAAATGCGGTTATAAAGACACTGCCTTGGGTCTCTTTGGCAGGATGCCAGAAAAGAATGTGGTGTCTTGGAATGTGATTATTGGGGCCTTGGCGATGCACGGTTGTGCATTTGATGCCGTTGAACTCTTCAAACGCATGGTCAGCAAGGGCTTTTCACCTGATGGGATCACCTTTACTGGTTTGTTATGTGCATGCAGTCATAGAGGTCTATTAGAAGTTGGACAGCACTACTTTGAAGCTATGACTGATGTTTATAAGGTTCCACATGAAATTGAACATTATGCATGCATGGTTGATCTCTTGGGGCGAGGAGGGCAACTTGAGAAAGCAGTTCAATTGATAAAATGTATGCCAATGAAACCAGATGTTGTGATATGGGGTGCTTTGCTTGGAGCTTGCAGGATTCATGGCAATGTGAAGGTTGGAAAGCAAGTGATGAAACAACTTTTGGAGTTGGAGACAAATAATGGAGGACTATATGTTCTCTTTTCAAATATGTATTCTGATGTTCACCAGTGGGAAGATATGAAGAATCTTAGGAAGCTTATGAAAGAGAGAGGGATAAAAAAGGATAAGGCAACTAGTTTTATTGAAATAGATAATAATGCCTATAGGTTTTTAGTAGAAGACCTGAGACATGAAAGCTCAAGAGATATATACTGTATGCTTGATCAATTAACAGACCATCTGATGTCCGTAGAATGTCTCTCCATGCCCTCTGGAGCATTTTTTGATGTGGAAGAATGGCAAGAATCTCTATGTGTCTATTGA
- the LOC103710517 gene encoding uncharacterized protein LOC103710517 — MERWGGREGERFGLSKDFRVGIQGTKMSTVGRTRVGKYELGRTLGEGTFAKVKFARNVETGESVAIKILDKEKILRHKMIGQIKREISTMKLIKHPNVIRMYEVMASKTKIYIVLEFVTGGELFDKIACHGRLKEDGARKYFQQLINAVDYCHSRGVFHRDLKPENLLLDSKGVLKVSDFGLSALPQQIREDGLLHTTCGTPNYVAPEVINNKGYDGAKADLWSCGVILFVLMAGHLPFEDPNLMSLYKKIFKAEFTCPSWFSTSAKKLIKRILDPNPLTRITIAEVIENEWFKKGYQPPIFEAPDVNLDDVDAIFSGSGDSANLVVERREAAPALMNAFELISTSQGLNLGTLFEKQMGTVKRETRFASRLPADEILSKIEQAATPLGFNVEKQNYKLKLKGEKTGRKGHLAIATEVFEVAPSLYMVELRKSKGDTLEFHKVYNSLSTGLKDIVWKPQEEVNGTNENLFPNSEREKTRGRERGSERERGMREEVISSGTVDPFVLARSSSPPPTPAASSAGASSSAAPTNVASIDWQGSAHGSKAGPLSSIGPQPLQTSLSTNAGGSALGCSQPSCRPWERGDLLRRLSTFNPSNWFAKPKAASSLACARRGWMNTDMDRIECESCGAQLTFTTVASWTPSEVDHAGGAFAEQLDAGHKVTCPWRGNCCADSLVQFPPSPPSALIGGYKDRCDGLLQFHSLPVIASSAIETMKLTRSNQIDRLLSQPHTFLSGESGCKADSTPGLEISRDDAFCSHSHAQKLISLCGWEPRWLPNVQDFEENSAQSARKACPVGPAEDELRHCHFPRLNKNAFSVSAKKDAGKKLKSAKESWRNMRSPLLDCSLCGATVRIWDFCTVLRPARFGPNADTDPGKKLALTRGVSAASAINGWVAAEEMEKGQIEGRDEAATTDEGKSLSNAGVDLNLTMAGGLPSIQSGIPATSEHFDNGGMGRDLMIGQPTGSEVGDRAASYESRGPSTRKRCLEEGGSTVDRPQDRNQQVDSIEGTVIDRDGDEVDDGTQDSDGPTKRARGFDIFKSYHPSCRIDSSGAGPSRNLCFDIDIDVNRVDSFKEGSDVAVGLPSTRDSARASSVIAMDTIYHSPEEDSMESVENYPGDADVVQFPSPSMQRNLDMNDALDLNYSNQAQQSTCVQPAAGSIAREMGGSSTNEGEEILNAETVTAYARDRFSLGISGGSVGMGASHEAEIHGADVSVHRADSVVGDAEPITEITGNLGQTGESAPGPGLMDEFVPEEAGREDPVGDIQEMMFRSVGRADSGSKTYGSTKADSVESGEKISHTLGQDSSARPSLSCNAIIYSSYEASKEEVTQTGKASAADDFALLGSANGENDYEAGAGEFDPIKHHNRYCPWVNGNVAAAGCESDSGSSSSSTLALCGWQLTLDALDTFQSLGHVPNQMMQSESAASLYKDDHVTPSQKLLTRHSATKSQGKH, encoded by the exons ATGGAGAGGTGGGGAGGACGAGAAGGAGAAAGATTTGGTTTGTCGAAGGACTTTAGGGTTGGAATCCAGGGGACAAAGATGAGCACGGTGGGAAGAACGAGGGTGGGGAAGTACGAGCTTGGGAGAACGCTCGGGGAGGGGACGTTCGCCAAGGTGAAGTTCGCGCGGAACGTGGAGACGGGGGAGAGCGTCGCCATCAAGATCCTTGACAAGGAGAAAATCCTCCGCCACAAGATGATCGGCCAG ATAAAACGTGAGATCTCAACCATGAAGCTGATAAAACACCCAAATGTCATACGGATGTATGAG GTGATGGCCAGCAAGACAAAGATATACATAGTTTTGGAATTTGTAACTGGGGGAGAGCTCTTTGACAAAATT GCTTGTCATGGAAGAttgaaggaggatggagccaggaAGTATTTTCAACAGCTAATCAATGCTGTAGACTACTGTCATAGCAGAGGTGTCTTCCACAGAGACCTAAAG CCAGAGAATCTGCTGTTAGATTCAAAAGGGGTGCTCAAAGTCTCTGATTTTGGACTAAGTGCATTACCTCAGCAAATTCGT GAGGATGGGTTGCTTCACACAACATGTGGGACTCCAAATTATGTTGCTCCTGAG GTGATTAATAACAAAGGTTATGATGGGGCCAAGGCAGATCTTTGGTCATGTGGAGTCATCCTTTTTGTCTTAATGGCAGGTCACTTGCCTTTCGAAGACCCCAATCTTATGTCTTTATATAAGAAG ATCTTTAAAGCAGAATTCACATGTCCTTCTTGGTTCTCTACAAGTGCAAAGAAACTTATCAAGAGGATTTTGGATCCCAATCCCCTGACT CGCATTACAATTGCTGAAGTCATTGAAAATGAATGGTTTAAAAAAGGATATCAACCACCAATTTTTGAAGCACCAGATGTTAATCTTGATGATGTGGATGCAATTTTCAGTGGATCTGGG gacTCTGCAAATCTTGTTGTTGAGAGACGAGAAGCAGCGCCAGCCTTAATGAATGCTTTTGAGCTTATTTCGACATCTCAGGGTCTCAATCTTGGCACCCTTTTTGAGAAACAAATG GGCACTGTTAAACGTGAAACGAGGTTTGCATCAAGACTTCCTGCGGATGAGATACTTTCAAAAATTGAACAAGCAGCCACGCCTCTGGGATTCAATGTAGAGAAACAAAATTACAAG TTAAAGCTCAAAGGGGAGAAAACTGGAAGGAAAGGTCATTTAGCCATTGCCACAGAG GTTTTCGAAGTAGCGCCTTCATTATACATGGTGGAGCTTCGTAAGTCCAAGGGCGACACCCTTGAATTTCACAAG GTTTACAATAGCCTCTCAACAGGCCTAAAAGATATTGTCTGGAAGCCACAAGAAGAAGTCAATGGAACTAATGAAAAT CTTTTCCCCAATTCCGAGAGAGAGAAAAcgcgagggagggagagagggagcgagagagagcGCGGGATGCGAGAGGAGGTGATAAGCTCGGGGACGGTGGATCCCTTCGTGCTCGCTaggtcttcttctcctcctccgacTCCAGCCGCGAG CTCTGCTGGAGCATCCTCATCTGCTGCTCCAACCAATGTAGCCAGCATAGATTGGCAGGGTAGTGCACATGGTTCCAAAGCAGGTCCTTTGTCCTCTATTGGTCCCCAGCCCCTTCAGACTTCTTTGAGCACAAATGCTGGTGGCTCTGCTCTGGGCTGCTCACAACCTTCATGCAGACCATGGGAAAGGGGAGATCTACTTCGGCGTCTCTCCACATTTAATCCTTCAAATTGGTTTGCGAAACCAAAG GCAGCCAGCTCATTGGCTTGTGCCCGAAGAGGTTGGATGAACACTGATATGGACAGAATTGAATGTGAATCATGTGGTGCACAGCTCACGTTTACTACAGTAGCATCCTGGACACCGTCTGAAG TCGATCATGCTGGCGGAGCATTTGCAGAACAGCTTGATGCAGGCCACAAAGTTACATGTCCTTGGAGAGGAAATTGCTGTGCTGACAGCTTGGTGCAGTTCCCTCCAAGTCCTCCGTCGGCACTTATTGGGGGTTATAAAGATCGGTGTGATGGGCTTTTGCAATTTCATTCCCTTCCTGTAATAGCTTCATCTGCAATTGAGACTATGAAGCTCACAAGGAGCAATCAAATTGATCGTCTTCTATCACAACCACATACATTTTTATCTGGGGAATCAGGCTGTAAAGCAGATAGCACACCAGGGTTAGAAATATCTCGAGATGATGCCTTTTGTAGCCATTCTCAT GCGCAGAAGCTTATAAGCTTATGTGGGTGGGAGCCTAGATGGCTTCCAAATGTTCAAGACTTTGAAGAGAATTCAGCTCAGTCTGCTAGAAAAGCGTGCCCAGTTGGCCCAGCTGAAGATGAACTTCGTCATTGTCACTTTCCTCGACTTAATAAGAATGCATTCTCTGTCTCGGCAAAGAAGGATGCTGGAAAGAAGTTGAAGTCTGCTAAAGAATCTTGGCGCAACATGAGGTCTCCATTACTAGATTGCAGCTTATGTGGGGCTACTGTCAGAATCTGGGATTTCTGCACTGTGCTTCGTCCTGCACGTTTTGGCCCTAATGCTGATACTGATCCGGGCAAAAAATTGGCATTGACACGTGGAGTTAGTGCAGCCAGTGCAATCAATGGATGGGTTGCTGCTGAGGAAATGGAGAAGGGACAGATAGAGGGTcgtgatgaagcagcaacaactGATGAGGGGAAATCACTATCAAATGCTGGTGTGGATTTGAACCTCACAATGGCCGGAGGGTTACCATCCATTCAGTCTGGCATTCCGGCAACATCTGAACATTTTGATAACGGCGGAATGGGGAGAGATCTAATGATTGGCCAGCCTACTGGAAGTGAAGTTGGTGACCGTGCAGCTTCATATGAGTCACGGGGTCCGAGCACTAGGAAACGCTGCCTGGAGGAAGGCGGAAGCACAGTTGACAGACCCCAGGACAGGAATCAACAGGTTGACAGCATAGAAGGGACTGTTATTGACCGTGATGGTGACGAAGTTGATGATGGCACACAGGATTCAGATGGCCCCACTAAACGTGCTCGTGGATTTGATATCTTTAAATCTTACCATCCATCATGCAGGATAGATTCTTCTGGTGCGGGTCCTAGTCGTAATTTATGCTTTGATATAGATATAGATGTCAATAGAGTTGATTCCTTTAAAGAAGGGAGTGATGTAGCTGTTGGCCTCCCATCCACAAGAGATTCTGCTCGGGCATCCTCTGTTATTGCAATGGATACGATTTATCATAGTCCTGAGGAAGATTCTATGGAAAGTGTTGAGAATTATCCAGGAGATGCTGATGTTGTTCAATTTCCCTCTCCAAGCATGCAGAGGAACCTTGACATGAATGATGCATTGGATTTAAATTACAGTAATCAAGCACAACAAAGCACTTGTGTACAACCTGCTGCTGGAAGTATTGCCAGAGAAATGGGAGGCAGCAGTACAAATGAGGGGGAAGAAATTCTAAATGCAGAAACAGTCACAGCTTATGCTAGGGATAGGTTTAGTTTAGGAATTAGTGGAGGGAGTGTTGGTATGGGTGCGAGCCATGAAGCTGAAATCCATGGAGCTGATGTTTCTGTGCATAGAGCAGATAGTGTTGTTGGTGATGCAGAACCGATCACCGAAATCACCGGGAATCTGGGGCAGACTGGGGAATCAGCTCCAGGACCTGGACTAATGGATGAGTTTGTTCCAGAAGAAGCTGGTAGAGAGGATCCTGTTGGTGATATTCAAGAAATGATGTTTCGATCGGTGGGAAGAGCTGATAGTGGTTCAAAAACTTATGGTTCAACCAAAGCTGATTCTGTTGAAAGTGGGGAGAAGATTAGCCATACCTTGGGTCAGGATAGCAGTGCTCGTCCTTCACTTTCTTGTAATGCAATAATATATTCCAGTTATGAAGCATCCAAAGAGGAGGTGACTCAGACTGGCAAGGCATCTGCCGCTGATGATTTTGCACTCCTAGGATCAG CAAATGGAGAAAATGATTATGAAGCAGGAGCTGGAGAATTTGATCCGATTAAGCATCACAACAGATATTGCCCTTGGGTAAATGGAAATGTTGCAGCTGCTGGTTGTGAAAGTGACAGTGGTTCAAGTTCCAGCAGTACTCTAGCTCTTTGTGGTTGGCAGCTTACACTGGATGCCCTAGATACTTTTCAATCCCTTGGGCATGTTCCCAATCAAATGATGCAGTCCGAATCTGCAGCTTCTCTGTATAAG GATGATCATGTAACTCCTAGCCAGAAACTTTTGACGCGCCATTCCGCAACTAAAAGTCAGGGAAAGCACTGA